A stretch of Ammospiza caudacuta isolate bAmmCau1 chromosome 18, bAmmCau1.pri, whole genome shotgun sequence DNA encodes these proteins:
- the MMP11 gene encoding stromelysin-3 — MSEPAPPPGMARPPLPAAAALLAAALLHCAPAAPARRHKPDVSRKHPTWKEQAPWLAALVNAVGTGVPAKGSPGAVAGPWAGWNPPRCGVPDPEPPAAQRARNRQKRFVLSGGRWDKTNLTYRIIRFPWQLVKAKVRRTIEEALKVWSDVTPLTFTEVQEGRADIVIDFTRYWHGDNLPFDGPGGILAHAFFPKTHREGDVHFDYDETWTIGNNLGTDLLQVAAHEFGHVLGLQHTAVSKSLMSPFYIFRYPLSLSEDDKQGIQYLYGKPSVHPDPTPTQPAELPQPDLETNEITNVEALQPDACLTTFDAAATIRGELFFFSSRFVWRLRAGRLQDGYPALASRHWQGIPSSVDATFEDPLGNIWFFQDSQYWIYDGERRVSGPTPIVELGLPASPVQAALVWGTEKNKIYIFSGGNYWRFNPQRRQVDNVYPRAMADWRGVPAEIDAAFQDELGFAYFLRGRDYWKFDPVQVKVLEGYPRQISQDFFSCTPSSNSFR, encoded by the exons ATGTCCGAGCCCGCTCCGCCACCCGGCATGGCCCGCccgccgctgcccgccgccgccgccttgCTGGCCGCCGCTCTGCTGCACtgcgcgcccgccgcgcccgcccgccgACACAAGCCG GACGTGTCTCGAAAGCATCCCACCTGGAAGGAGCAGGCTCCTTGGCTGGCCGCCCTGGTGAACGCCGTGGGCACGGGCGTGCCTGCCAAGGGCTCCCCCGGGGCCGTGGCGGGGCCCTGGGCCGGCTGGAACCCGCCCCGCTGCGGCGTGCCCGACCCCGAGCCGCCCGCAGCCCAGCGCGCCCGCAACCGCCAGAAGCGCTTCGTGCTCTCCGGGGGCCGCTGGGACAAAACCAACCTCACCTACCG AATTATCAGGTTCCCATGGCAACTTGTAAAAGCTAAGGTGAGAAGGACCATAGAGGAAGCTTTGAAAGTGTGGAGTGATGTGACCCCGCTGACCTTCACCGAGGTGCAGGAGGGACGGGCTGACATCGTCATCGACTTCACGag GTACTGGCACGGAGACAACCTGCCTTTTGATGGGCCTGGAGGGATCCTGGCACACGCATTCTTCCCCAAAACTCACAGGGAAGGGGACGTGCACTTTGACTATGACGAGACCTGGACCATTGGGAACAACCTGG GCACTGACCTCCTGCAAGTGGCTGCCCATGAGTTTGGCCACGTGCTGGGCCTGCAGCACACGGCTGTCTCCAAgtccctgatgtcccctttCTACATCTTCCGCTACCCGCTGAGCCTGAGCGAGGATGACAAGCAAGGGATCCAGTACCTGTATGGGAAACCCTCAGTGCACCCTGACCCAACCCCAacccagccagcagagctgccccagccagacCTCGAAACAAACGAGATCACCAACGTGGAG GCCCTGCAGCCCGACGCCTGCCTCACAACCTTCGACGCTGCAGCCACCATCCGGGGGGAGCTGTTCTTCTTCAGCTCGCGCTTCGTGTGGCGGCTCCGcgcagggaggctgcaggacGGGTacccagccctggcctctcgCCACTGGCAGggcatccccagctctgttgaTGCCACCTTCGAGGACCCGCTGGGCAACATCTGGTTCTTCCAAG ATTCTCAATACTGGATTTACGATGGCGAGAGACGGGTATCCGGTCCCACCCCCATCGTGGAGCTGGGCCTCCCTGCATCCCcagtgcaggcagctctggtgtgGGGGACTGAGAAGAACAAGATCTACATCTTCAGTGGAGGCAACTACTGGCGCTTCAACCCCCAGAGGCGCCAGGTGGACAACGTCTACCCGCGGGCCATGGCCGACTGGCGCGGCGTGCCCGCTGAGATCGACGCCGCCTTCCAGGACGAGCTGG GTTTTGCCTATTTCCTGAGAGGCCGAGACTATTGGAAGTTTGACCCGGTCCAGGTGAAAGTGCTGGAGGGCTACCCACGCCAGATCAGCCAGGACTTCTTCAGCTGCACACCCTCCTCCAACTCCTTCAGATGA